The Pseudosulfitobacter pseudonitzschiae genome includes a region encoding these proteins:
- the pbpC gene encoding penicillin-binding protein 1C, with protein MIGGRSLIALALGLALTAGLRDAWDDWVSATVLPPVLAETSVEVRSRDGTLLRAYPVEDGRQRLAVTLADVDPSFVQMLVAYEDKRFARHNGVDPVALLRAVGQAAWNGDVVSGGSTLTMQVARLLENSGTGRWAGKLRQMRVAWALERRLEKDAILTLYLQHAPYGGAVEGIQSGTRAWFAKPPKRLTPAESALLIALPQAPEGRRPDRNPQAAQAARDRVLARLGLPATHATLPLRMAEMPRLAPHVGDHLVAADPLAMRHDTTLDARLQDALETLAARAVGNQARGVSTAILVADHHTGEVLASVGSADYADGNGAQGFVDMTRALRSPGSTLKPLIYALAFDRGLAHPETIMPDRPTAFGRYAPQNFDGMFRGDITARKALQLSLNIPPVALTEALGPARLMAALRRSGATPVVQGQPGLAVALGGVGLTLTDLVQLYATLAEGGAGPRLHLESEAPDTPLTRLVGRAAAWQVGDILADIPPPAGAGVIGLAYKTGTSYGHRDAWAVGFDGRHVIGVWMGRPDGTPVPGAFGGDLAAPVLFEAFGRLKSARDPLPPPPPETLIVPTARLPQPLQRFDARYGAVRSADTLTVAFPPSGAVLVGGDGLTVKLRGGQLPLTVMLNGAPVASGLQHREVVLALDGAGFSRISVVDATGRSASVEIEVAQ; from the coding sequence ATGATCGGCGGGCGCAGCCTGATCGCGCTGGCGCTGGGTCTTGCCCTGACAGCGGGCCTGCGCGATGCGTGGGACGATTGGGTTTCGGCCACCGTGCTGCCACCGGTGCTGGCCGAAACCTCGGTCGAAGTGCGCAGCCGCGATGGCACGCTTTTGCGCGCCTATCCGGTCGAAGACGGTCGCCAACGGTTGGCGGTGACGCTGGCCGATGTCGATCCATCCTTTGTGCAGATGCTGGTGGCCTACGAGGACAAACGCTTTGCACGCCATAACGGCGTTGACCCTGTGGCGCTGTTGCGTGCGGTGGGGCAGGCGGCATGGAATGGCGATGTGGTTTCGGGCGGCTCGACCCTGACGATGCAGGTGGCTCGTTTGCTGGAAAACTCGGGCACCGGGCGATGGGCGGGCAAACTGCGCCAGATGCGTGTGGCTTGGGCGCTGGAACGGCGGCTGGAAAAGGACGCGATCCTGACCCTTTACCTGCAACACGCGCCCTATGGCGGTGCGGTTGAGGGCATCCAGTCCGGCACCCGCGCGTGGTTCGCAAAACCGCCAAAACGTCTGACCCCGGCGGAATCAGCGCTGCTGATCGCATTGCCCCAAGCCCCCGAAGGGCGACGCCCTGACCGCAATCCACAAGCGGCCCAAGCAGCCCGCGACCGCGTTCTGGCGCGTCTGGGCCTGCCTGCGACACACGCGACACTGCCCTTGCGCATGGCCGAGATGCCACGCCTTGCGCCGCATGTGGGCGATCATCTGGTGGCCGCCGATCCGCTGGCCATGCGCCATGACACCACGCTGGATGCGCGCCTTCAGGACGCTCTGGAGACGCTGGCCGCACGGGCAGTGGGTAACCAAGCACGCGGCGTTTCAACCGCCATTCTGGTGGCGGATCATCATACTGGCGAAGTGCTCGCCTCGGTCGGGTCGGCGGATTATGCAGACGGGAACGGCGCGCAGGGGTTTGTCGACATGACCCGCGCGCTGCGCTCGCCGGGATCGACGCTCAAACCGCTGATCTATGCGCTGGCCTTTGACCGTGGGCTGGCCCACCCCGAAACCATCATGCCAGACCGCCCGACTGCCTTTGGCCGTTATGCGCCGCAGAACTTTGACGGCATGTTTCGGGGCGACATCACCGCACGAAAGGCCTTGCAACTGTCACTGAACATCCCGCCTGTTGCACTGACCGAAGCGCTGGGGCCTGCACGTCTGATGGCTGCCTTGCGCCGCAGCGGGGCCACGCCGGTGGTGCAGGGACAACCGGGCCTTGCGGTGGCGCTGGGCGGTGTCGGCTTGACGTTAACGGATTTGGTCCAGCTTTATGCCACATTGGCCGAGGGAGGCGCAGGGCCGCGGTTGCATCTTGAATCCGAAGCCCCTGATACGCCGCTGACCCGCTTGGTCGGGCGCGCGGCGGCATGGCAGGTGGGCGATATCCTGGCGGACATCCCGCCGCCTGCGGGTGCGGGCGTGATCGGGCTGGCCTATAAGACGGGTACATCCTATGGGCACCGCGACGCTTGGGCTGTGGGCTTTGACGGACGGCATGTGATTGGCGTGTGGATGGGCAGGCCCGATGGGACACCAGTGCCGGGGGCTTTTGGCGGAGATCTGGCAGCGCCGGTGTTGTTCGAGGCGTTTGGCCGCTTGAAATCCGCCCGCGACCCGCTGCCTCCACCTCCGCCCGAGACGTTGATCGTGCCCACGGCGCGGTTGCCGCAACCCTTGCAACGTTTCGATGCCCGCTATGGCGCGGTGCGGTCGGCGGATACGTTGACCGTAGCCTTTCCGCCCAGCGGCGCGGTGCTGGTGGGCGGCGACGGGCTGACGGTAAAGTTGCGCGGTGGACAGTTGCCGTTGACCGTCATGCTGAACGGTGCGCCGGTGGCGTCCGGACTGCAACACCGCGAAGTGGTGCTGGCGCTGGATGGTGCAGGGTTCAGCCGGATTTCAGTGGTGGACGCGACGGGTCGGTCTGCCTCGGTCGAAATTGAAGTTGCGCAGTAA